A single Branchiostoma floridae strain S238N-H82 chromosome 11, Bfl_VNyyK, whole genome shotgun sequence DNA region contains:
- the LOC118426538 gene encoding 2-oxoglutarate and iron-dependent oxygenase domain-containing protein 2-like isoform X1, whose protein sequence is MTWYRLFRVTRQLQTVRTMTLPPRKAENMDREVTLPTSGSADDGEFYVCSCFFTNNFYLKDYNVHVMYRDDVQFGEEYKQVMKKYGCGTDEQWNQVLAQVKSELERRQNLFQQSLERSRQIRTQYRPLHPQVYTLQESFFAPEFLEFVELSRRSNTTPEDVMKFVTSQPDDRVYEFPVFTKQFCQQFMEEITHFEDSDFPKGRPNTMNNYGILLNELGFDEGFITPLRTDYLRPICRLLYPDWGGDALDSHKAFVVTYKLREDLDLSYHYDNAEVTLNVSLGKDFEEGSLYFGNMRQVVQSQPSYREHKHRPTYGLLHRGQHKHGAMPIDDGERYNLIIWMRSSKVRNQLCPMCDQQPTLVRTVGFGDGFTKETKTVDVCCAS, encoded by the exons ATGACCTGGTACCGCTTATTTCGAGTAACAAGACAACTACAGACCGTACGAACGATGACCCTGCCGCCGAGGAAAGCCGAAAACATGGACCGGGAAGTAACGCTGCCGACTTCCGGGTCAGCAGACGACGGCGAGTTTTACGTCTGCAGTTGTTTCTTTACCAATAATTTCTACCTGAAGGACTACAACGTGCACGTGATGTACAGGGATGACGTGCAGTTTGGAGAGGAGTACAAGCAG GTAATGAAGAAATATGGATGCGGTACAGATGAACAGTGGAACCAAGTCCTTGCACAG GTAAAGAGTGAGTTAGAGAGAAGACAGAACTTGTTTCAGCAGTCTCTGGAGAGAAGCAGGCAGATCAGAACACAGTACAGACCACTTCATCCTCAAGTGTACACATTACAG GAATCCTTCTTTGCACCAGAGTTCCTGGAGTTTGTCGAACTGTCCAGAAGAAGTAACACTACTCCAGAAGATGTTATGAAATTTGTTACCTCGCAGCCAG ATGATAGAGTTTATGAGTTCCCTGTCTTCACCAAGCAGTTCTGTCAACAGTTCATGGAAGAAATCACTCACTTTGAAGACAGCGATTTTCCTAAAGGCAGACCAAACACAATGAACAACTATGGA ATTCTCCTGAATGAGCTTGGCTTTGATGAAGGTTTTATCACACCACTGAGGACTGACTATCTACGACCCATCTGTAGACTCCTGTATCCAGACTGGGGAGGAGATGCACTGGACTCTCATAAG GCATTTGTGGTGACATACAAGCTACGAGAGGACCTGGACCTGAGCTATCACTATGACAACGCAGAAGTCACACTGAATGTCTCcctggggaaggactttgaaGAGGGATCTTTGTACTTTGGAAACATGAGACAG GTTGTACAGTCCCAGCCCAGTTACCGTGAACACAAGCACCGTCCCACGTACGGGCTCCTACACCGCGGCCAGCACAAACATGGCGCCATGCCGATCGACGACGGAGAACGCTACAATCTCATCATCTGGATGAGGTCGTCTAAGGTCAGGAACCAACTCTGCCCCATGTGCGACCAACAACCGACGCTGGTGCGGACTGTGGGGTTCGGAGACGGGTTTACGAAAGAGACGAAAACTGTAGACGTGTGTTGTGCAAGCTAG
- the LOC118426538 gene encoding 2-oxoglutarate and iron-dependent oxygenase domain-containing protein 2-like isoform X2: MYRDDVQFGEEYKQVMKKYGCGTDEQWNQVLAQVKSELERRQNLFQQSLERSRQIRTQYRPLHPQVYTLQESFFAPEFLEFVELSRRSNTTPEDVMKFVTSQPDDRVYEFPVFTKQFCQQFMEEITHFEDSDFPKGRPNTMNNYGILLNELGFDEGFITPLRTDYLRPICRLLYPDWGGDALDSHKAFVVTYKLREDLDLSYHYDNAEVTLNVSLGKDFEEGSLYFGNMRQVVQSQPSYREHKHRPTYGLLHRGQHKHGAMPIDDGERYNLIIWMRSSKVRNQLCPMCDQQPTLVRTVGFGDGFTKETKTVDVCCAS; the protein is encoded by the exons ATGTACAGGGATGACGTGCAGTTTGGAGAGGAGTACAAGCAG GTAATGAAGAAATATGGATGCGGTACAGATGAACAGTGGAACCAAGTCCTTGCACAG GTAAAGAGTGAGTTAGAGAGAAGACAGAACTTGTTTCAGCAGTCTCTGGAGAGAAGCAGGCAGATCAGAACACAGTACAGACCACTTCATCCTCAAGTGTACACATTACAG GAATCCTTCTTTGCACCAGAGTTCCTGGAGTTTGTCGAACTGTCCAGAAGAAGTAACACTACTCCAGAAGATGTTATGAAATTTGTTACCTCGCAGCCAG ATGATAGAGTTTATGAGTTCCCTGTCTTCACCAAGCAGTTCTGTCAACAGTTCATGGAAGAAATCACTCACTTTGAAGACAGCGATTTTCCTAAAGGCAGACCAAACACAATGAACAACTATGGA ATTCTCCTGAATGAGCTTGGCTTTGATGAAGGTTTTATCACACCACTGAGGACTGACTATCTACGACCCATCTGTAGACTCCTGTATCCAGACTGGGGAGGAGATGCACTGGACTCTCATAAG GCATTTGTGGTGACATACAAGCTACGAGAGGACCTGGACCTGAGCTATCACTATGACAACGCAGAAGTCACACTGAATGTCTCcctggggaaggactttgaaGAGGGATCTTTGTACTTTGGAAACATGAGACAG GTTGTACAGTCCCAGCCCAGTTACCGTGAACACAAGCACCGTCCCACGTACGGGCTCCTACACCGCGGCCAGCACAAACATGGCGCCATGCCGATCGACGACGGAGAACGCTACAATCTCATCATCTGGATGAGGTCGTCTAAGGTCAGGAACCAACTCTGCCCCATGTGCGACCAACAACCGACGCTGGTGCGGACTGTGGGGTTCGGAGACGGGTTTACGAAAGAGACGAAAACTGTAGACGTGTGTTGTGCAAGCTAG